A DNA window from Suncus etruscus isolate mSunEtr1 chromosome 8, mSunEtr1.pri.cur, whole genome shotgun sequence contains the following coding sequences:
- the LOC126015977 gene encoding apolipoprotein A-IV-like has translation MASHIQEVKQKIGENARLLLERLGPYFHMLKSSVSRISFLNAQVIKSIKDLENALHENVESLQALVPSMPNKIKENIAMNLLKFQAILMTFKHEVKKTINESMKKLSSSLAPFVKDTQNIDHQLEGLSFQLKRETVKLVANLSVKTYELWKLLEPLPESKLKGNKGDLHNCLAILNRLMNEQFKIFQCKVSSNIETFEKVMGQKLEEFGQKLGPHAGYMDDHLIFLEKELKDKVKSFFNNLKNKAENEPNPEEPCKEPCPIEQSSANLG, from the coding sequence ATGGCATCTCACATCCAAGAAGTGAAACAGAAAATAGGGGAAAATGCACGCCTGCTGCTGGAGCGCCTGGGACCTTACTTCCATATGTTAAAAAGCAGTGTCAGCAGAATAAGTTTTTTGAATGCTCAGGTAATAAAAAGCATAAAGGACTTGGAGAATGCCCTGCATGAAAATGTGGAAAGCCTGCAGGCCTTGGTGCCTTCCATGCCCAACAAGATCAAGGAGAACATCGCCATGAATCTATTGAAATTCCAGGCAATCCTGATGACATTCAAACATGAAGTGAAAAAAACAATCAACGAATCCATGAAGAAGCTGAGCAGCAGCCTTGCCCCTTTTGTGAAGGACACGCAGAATATTGACCACCAGCTTGAAGGACTCTCCTTCCAATTAAAGAGGGAGACAGTGAAGTTGGTGGCCAACCTCTCTGTCAAGACCTATGAGTTGTGGAAGCTGCTGGAGCCCCTGCCTGAGTCCAAACTGAAAGGCAATAAGGGTGATCTGCATAATTGTCTGGCTATTCTGAATAGACTAATGAACGAGCAGTTCAAAATATTTCAGTGCAAGGTGTCCTCCAATATTGAAACCTTCGAGAAAGTTATGGGGCAGAAATTAGAAGAATTTGGGCAGAAGCTGGGTCCTCATGCAGGGTACATGGATGATCACTTGATCTTCCTGGAGAAGGAGCTGAAGGACAAGGTTAAGTCCTTCTTCAACAATCTCAAGAATAAGGCTGAGAATGAACCTAACCCTGAAGAACCATGCAAGGAACCCTGCCCTATAGAGCAGAGTTCTGCCAATTTGGGATAG